A region from the Halichondria panicea chromosome 11, odHalPani1.1, whole genome shotgun sequence genome encodes:
- the LOC135344518 gene encoding protein timeless homolog, with protein MAESSELLATYAGLGTHDGASYFRGDECLACVKDLIRALRSDDSRCEIRRQLGQAGILQKDLLPILVTSSDNPLLRNDVIRLLVNLTQPAYLCFGGAYPKNKESDLMKCFLEVNRYLREYKESFTQEDVMNTLGTVLADLCQKEWEDRDDDDIIVIERILLLIRNILHINPEVQEEKRTDDDVSVHDQIIWNLHINGIDELLLFLGSNQTESQWCMHVLEIMFLMMREQSSETLAKTGKGRSSSELKKDEELVDEALANERARRHKSQRLCGSRHPSFGGTFVVKNQKSISGGNRVYHRRLAGVNDHSYDTEKRPRRTPKQRRRTKDLPDERRSTYSIRTVLKNICVQFLECCYNPLMKVVKDNIMHQRAMDNDETYYLWCLRFFMEFSRLHDFRVDIVGETLQLSTLHYIIQLLANYFESMVVEKKSHVDARQWAQRLHFAVQAYKELLFYIQEMSLSKTEQENSKVMQSNVFYHPEYRDIFVTLLRNFYEVFQPTASLRDMVECTHVYVRMMERYCSENKHLVVRAKKRSKKKGKGKKKGPPKLLSENQLVDLWERIDARVGELCEGVEPLPAPPIPFDSASDVPIEEQKLYAMGHVKSLLVDAQHPEAVALVRASREVWPNDVFGSDGVSVDEEMELIRNILLDPSAVMPAGRFLGNDEGDDSEGAEEEGGGAAEVSNVEMEFSVRNYIERFANNKIVRSYCLVLKEYRKNSEAVNHAVVKMLYRIAIQLKMAPLLYQISIFRTLQSIMEEPTSSRFKELQKLARYIVSGFFTMTTTNPLMFVELLFWKTSQDCHELTVGYGTIEREKELRQMSVTWTIEQEKELEELFTQYKDDDDVVACIEAGLVGGGIPRSRRQIVKQLVTQGLVSSRKELNKKSNKLTKGVWSEEELSRLHDVYGCESGDVKGVMEFFPGRGIRDVTAQLQALGLLPEKKKKKILPEQVPLSDSEESDSGEMEPRRPITKAPTPSDLGRLVSNLQSSGYSDQLSWLEAYLTDEARDRRMDDEWEDLCVVGVSESIAKALRTKEFEQLLKLLNLQPPSEQEVYWRIPSTMSPQELEKAAKSLHGDGQSGSHDNGQWYSDEDNSFEGIREMTKTEALTELRKSKGKSPVHRGKSPKDTGKSQSTTLSKRPRLTRRGSFFDDSDDSETRETQNSLKRNKARREVASSDSENGDTANDSRSKKLKKSRRLDLSSSESEGEETPLLNIQLESEGMPSNVDSVRKRLRQFQDSSDDGDSSGDDKSSSSKPLTKAAKLADSGSESDDNGLVMDLEPREINSPPADTVDLSTHLAMEECYNDDCSSDQPGSMGTLAVSQSVVS; from the exons ATGGCAGAATCTTCAGAGCTATTGGCTACCTATGCTGGTTTAGGCACACATGATGGGGCGAGCTATTTCAGAGGAGACGAATGTCTTG CTTGTGTGAAGGATCTCATTCGAGCACTGCGTAGCGACGATAGCCGCTGTGAAATAAGGAGACAACTTGGCCAAGCCGGAATCCTACAGAAG GATCTTCTTCCAATCTTGGTTACCTCCTCTGACAATCCACTTCTTCGTAACGATGTCATCCGTCTCCTTGTCAATCTCACTCAGCCGGCCTATTTGTGTTTTGGAGGTGCCTACCCCAAGAACAAGGAGTCAGACCTCATGAAGTGCTTCCTGGAAGTGAACAG ATATCTGCGTGAGTACAAGGAGAGCTTTACACAGGAGGATGTGATGAACACTCTGGGAACAGTCCTGGCTGACCTCTGCCAGAAA GAGTGGGAGGATCGAGATGATGATGACATCATAGTTATAGAGAGGATACTCCTCCTCATTAGgaacatattgcacatcaacCCGGAGGTTCAAGAAGAAAAG CGTACTGATGATGACGTGAGCGTGCATGACCAGATCATCTGGAACCTTCACATCAATGGCATAGATGAGCTGCTTCTCTTCTTGGGCAGCAACCAAACTGAG TCCCAGtggtgtatgcatgtgctggAGATAATGTTCCTGATGATGAGAGAGCAG TCCTCCGAAACGCTGGCGAAGACAGGAAAAGGACGGTCATCTTCTGAGCTAAAAAAAGATGAAGA ACTTGTTGACGAGGCCCTGGCCAATGAGCGTGCTCGGAGGCATAAGTCCCAACGTCTCTGCGGCTCAAGACATCCTTCCTTTGGTGGTACGTTTGTCGTCAAGAACCAGAAGAGCATCTCAGGAGGAAACAGAGTCTATCATCGGAGGCTGGCAGGTGTGAACGACCACTCCTACGACACAGAGAAGAGACCTCGTCGTACCCCGAAGCAACGGCGACGCACCAAAGACCTACCAGACGAGAGGAGGTCCACGTACAGTATTCGTACAGTCCTCAAGAACATCTGTGTCCAGTTCTTGGAGTGCTGTTACAACCCTCTCATGAAGGTGGTCAAG GACAACATCATGCATCAGCGAGCTATGGACAATGACGAGACCTACTACTTGTGGTGTTTGCGCTTCTTTATGGAGTTCAGTCGTCTCCATGACTTCAGAGTGGACATCGTGGGGGAGACCCTGCAATTAAGCACTCTGCATTACATCATTCAGTTGTTGGCCAACTATTTTGAGAGTATGGTGGTCGAGAAGAAGTCACACGTGGATGCACGTCAGTGGGCTCAGAG GCTTCATTTTGCAGTTCAAGCATACAAAGAATTGCTTTTCTACATTCAAGAAATGTCTCTCTCAAAAACAGAGCAAGAAAACAGCAAAGTGATGCAAAGCAACGTCTTCTACCATCCTGAATACAGAGATATTTTTGTGACTCTTTTGCGAAACTTTTATGAGGTTTTTCAGCCAACAGCCTCGCTACGAGACATGGTTGAGTGCACACACGTGTACGTACGAATGATGGAGCGATACTGCTCTGAGAACAAGCACTTGGTTGTCAGGGCAAAGAAGCGATCAAAGAAGAAAGGAAAAGGCAAGAAAAAAG GTCCTCCCAAACTGCTCTCTGAGAATCAGCTGGTGGATCTTTGGGAGAGGATAGATGCGAGGGTGGGTGagctgtgtgagggggtggagcctCTTCCTGCCCCGCCCATCCCATTCGACTCAGCCAGTGATGTACCGATAGAGGAACAAAA actGTATGCTATGGGACATGTCAAGAGCCTCCTGGTGGACGCCCAACATCCTGAAGCAGTGGCTCTAGTCAGGGCTTCAAG GGAGGTGTGGCCTAACGATGTGTTCGGATCTGATGGTGTTTCTGTTGATGAGGAGATGGAGCTCATCAGAAATATACTCCTCGACCCTTCAGCTG TGATGCCTGCCGGTCGTTTCCTTGGTAACGACGAGGGTGACGACAGTGAGGGGGCGGAGGaggaagggggtggggcagcGGAGGTTTCAAACGTTGAGATGGAATTTAGCGTCAGAAACTATATTGAAAG gtttgCCAACAACAAGATAGTTCGTTCCTACTGCTTAGTGCTCAAAGAGTATCGCAAGAACTCAGAGGCAGTCAACCATGCAGTGGTGAAGATGCTGTACAGGATAGCTATCCAACTCAAGATGGCCCCTCTCCTTTACCAGATCTCTATTTTCAGGACACTACAGAGCATAATGGAAGAACCTACGTCATCAAGATTCAAG GAGCTACAGAAGCTTGCCCGTTACATAGTGTCCGGTTTCTTTACCATGACAACCACGAACCCGCTCATGTTTGTGGAGCTTCTCTTCTGGAAGACCTCTCAGGACTGTCACGAACTGACAGTGGGGTATGGAACCATCGAGAGGGAAAA GGAATTGCGACAGATGTCTGTCACGTGGACAATAGAGCAAGAGAAAGAATTGGAGGAGCTCTTCACTCAGTACAAGGACGATGACG ATGTTGTGGCGTGTATCGAGGCCGGTCTTGTTGGTGGTGGTATCCCTCGCTCACGCAGGCAGATAGTCAAGCAACTAGTCACTCAAGGCCTGGTCAGCTCTAGAAAAGAGCTCAACAAGAAATCAAACAAACTCACAAAG ggggtgtggtcagagGAGGAGCTTTCCCGTCTCCACGATGTGTACGGCTGTGAGAGTGGGGATGTGAAGGGCGTAATGGAGTTCTTCCCTGGCCGAGGGATTAGAGATGTCACTGCACAGCTTCAAGCACTTGGATTACTGCCAGAAAAAA AGAAGAAAAAGATTCTACCTGAACAGGTTCCATTATCAGATTCAGAAGAATCAGACTCTGGCGAAATGGAACCGAGGCGTCCAATAACAAAAGCTCCTACGCCTAGTGATTTAGGCCGTCTAGTGTCCAATCTTCAGTCTAGTGGCTACAGTGACCAGCTCTCGTGGCTGGAGGCGTATCTCACTGATGAGGCCAGGGACAGACGAATGGACG ATGAGTGGGAGGActtgtgtgtggtgggcgtgAGTGAGTCTATAGCAAAGGCTTTGAGAACGAAGGAATTTGAACAGCTGCTCAAACTTCTCAACCTCCAACCACCTTCTGAACAG GAGGTCTATTGGAGGATTCCGTCGACAATGTCACCACAAGAACTGGAAAAGGCAGCAAAGAGTCTTCATGGCGATGGACAAAGTGGTTCCCATGACAATGGACAATGGTACAGCGATGAAGACAACTCGTTTGAAGGCATCAGAGAAATGACCAAAACTGAAGCACTCACTGAACTGAGGAAAAGCAAAGGGAAAAGCCCTGTACACAGGGGAAAGTCCCCTAAAGATACGGGAAAGTCCCAGTCGACAACACTCTCCAAGAGGCCTCGGTTGACAAGACGTGGAAGCTTTTTCGATGATTCGGACGATAGCGAAACTAGAGAGACACAAAACAGTCTAAAAAGAAACAAGGCAAGACGAGAAGTAGCATCAAGTGATAGTGAAAACGGTGATACTGCAAACGACAGTCGATCGAAGAAATTAAAGAAAAGCAGACGTCTTGACCTGTCTTCTAGCGAGAGTGAAGGCGAGGAAACGCCATTATTGAATATACAATTGGAATCTGAGGGGATGCCATCGAACGTAGACAGTGTCAGGAAACGATTAAGACAATTCCAAGACTCGTCCGACGATGGCGATAGTAGCGGTGATGACAAATCTAGCTCTTCTAAACCGTTGACAAAAGCTGCTAAACTAGCGGACAGTGGCTCTGAGAGTGATGACAATGGATTGGTAATGGACTTGGAACCTCGAGAGATTAACTCACCTCCTGCCGACACTGTTGACCTGTCTACACACCTAGCTATGGAGGAGTGCTATAATGATGACTGTAGTAGTGATCAACCTGGCTCCATGGGAACACTGGCTGTCTCACAATCAGTCGTATCttaa
- the LOC135344524 gene encoding uncharacterized protein LOC135344524 — MAFFNLTQLGAQDPFKTASSSNSLSPEAAHAQITQKKPITTEAQASGSTSPSTTGEERPEKITSHSEMYSTAKASSCHEGSHSKYTERLRKHQRNPKDPSEMYSRPLTTSQMYGWWMSEGEPLKQEWTQGERRVYVNSEMTRFVNEMSLTNKDFSLY; from the exons ATGGCTTTCTTCAATTTGACACAGCTAGGAGCTCAAGATCCATTCAAAACGGCCAGCTCGTCCAACTCTCTGTCTCCAGAAGCTGCGCATGCCCAGATAACTCAGAAAAAGCCGATAACAACTGAAGCCCAGGCCTCAGGCTCAACTTCTCCATCCACCACTGGCGAAGAGAGACCAGAGAAAA taaCAAGCCACTCTGAGATGTACTCCACGGCCAAGGCAAGTTCTTGTCATGAAGGTTCTCACAGTAAATACACTGAGCGCTTGAGGAAACATCAGAGGAATCCGAAAGATCCATCAGAGATGTATAGTCGTCCCCTCACTACCTCACAGATGTATGGCTGGTGGATGAGCGAGGGAGAGCCTCTGAAACAAGAGTGGACACAAGGGGAGAGGAGGGTCTACGTCAACAGTGAAATGACAAG ATTCGTGAATGAGATGAGTCTAACAAACAAAGACTTTAGCCTCTACTAA
- the LOC135344523 gene encoding xylulose kinase-like, with product MAANKKATGQSEQLYLGFDFSTQQLKVVCLDTSLQITAEFSINFDEDLPEYGTDGGVNKDGLTVTAPTLMWIKALDLLLERMKAESFPFECVVSLSGCGQQHGSVYWRRGSEGALRGLRKEETLCTQLQDCFSVSESPVWMDDSTRSQCQRLEHECGGGQILADKTGSRAYERFTGNQIAKLYENRDTNDFNSTERISLVSSFAASLFRGCYANIDFSDGSGMNLFDINTKDWWDTALKSCGDNLRALLGPPVPSNTVLGNISGYFVDKYGFSPDCKVVAFTGDNPSSLAGMRLEQGDVVVSLGTSDTLFMWIEQPRPQLMGHVFVNPVDKDAYMAMLCYKNGSRTREKIRDDCGVTSWEEFNQMLDKTPPGNNGNIGIYFSEPEITPYGQGTIRMSGGDGTLCTEFPPEIEVRALVEGQFLAKLNHATKLGYHMTRATRVLATGGASANTNILQIIADVFNSDVYVIGGTANSACVGGAYRAKHSLMSGGSAFRDAVQESPAYELVAKPREEAHKVYMNLLEKYAKLEESFSAKH from the exons ATGGCTGCAAACAAGAAAGCAACTGGACAATCTGAGCAGCTGTATCTTGGCTTTGACTTCAGCACTCAGCAA CTGAAGGTGGTGTGCTTGGACACATCTCTGCAAATTACTGCTGAGTTTAGTATCAACTTTGATGAAGATCTACCTGAGTATGG GACAGATGGTGGAGTGAACAAGGATGGACTCACGGTCACTGCACCCACTCTCATGTGGATTAAG GCTCTTGATCTTCTCCTGGAGCGCATGAAGGCAGAGAGTTTTCCATTTGAGTGTGTAGTCTCGTTatctgggtgtggtcaacagcACGGCAGCGTGTACTGGAGGAGGGGAAGTGAGGGGGCGTTGAGAGGACTGAGGAAAGAAGAGACACTCTGCACACAGTTGCAG GACTGCTTCTCTGTGAGTGAGTCTCCAGTGTGGATGGACGACAGTACAAGAAGCCAGTGTCAACGACTTGAGCACGAGTGTGGGGGCGGGCAGATACTGGCTGACAAAACTGGCTCAAGGGCATACGAg AGATTCACTGGTAATCAGATCGCTAAACTGTACGAGAATCGTGATACCAACGATTTCAACTCGACTGAGAGGATTAGCTTAGTTAGCAGTTTTGCAGCGTCTCTCTTCCGCGGTTGCTATGCCAACATTGACTTCAGCGATGGTTCGGGAATGAACCTTTTCGATATCAACACCAAAGACTGGTGGGACACAGCCTTGAAG AGCTGCGGTGACAATCTTAGAGCTCTGCTAGGACCACCTGTTCCTTCCAACACAGTCCTG GGCAACATTTCCGGCTACTTCGTTGACAAGTACGGGTTCTCTCCCGACTGTAAAGTAGTTGCCTTTACTGGAGACAATCCGTCCTCTCTGGCTGGGATGAGACTGGAGCAGGGAGATGTGgtg GTGAGCCTGGGTACGAGTGACACACTGTTCATGTGGATTGAGCAGCCCAGGCCTCAGCTCATGGGGCATGTGTTTGTGAACCCTGTGGACAAAGACGCATACATGGCCATGTTATG CTACAAGAATGGTTCTCGAACGAGAGAAAAGATCCGAGATGATTGTGGAGTGACGTCATGGGAAGAGTTTAACCAGATGCTAGACAAGACACCACCTGGCAACAATGGGAACATTG GTATCTACTTTAGTGAGCCTGAGATCACACCGTACGGTCAGGGCACTATCAGAATGAGCGGAGGAGACGGGACACTGTGCACTGAGTTTCCCCCGGAGATAGAAGTCCGTGCTCTAGTGGAGGGGCAGTTCCTTGCCAAGTTGAATCATGCCACCAAACTGGGATATCACATGACCAGAGCTACTCGAGTGCTGGCTACTGGGGGAGCATCAGCTAACACAAATATACTACAG ATTATTGCAGATGTGTTCAACAGTGATGTGTATGTTATTGGTGGTACGGCCAACTCTGCCTGTGTGGGCGGGGCCTATCGAGCTAAGCACAGCCTCATGAGTGGAGGTAGTGCCTTTAGGGACGCTGTACAAGAGTCACCAGCATATGAGCTGGTAGCAAAACCTCGGGAGGAGGCTCATAAG GTGTACATGAATCTTCTGGAGAAGTATGCAAAGCTTGAAGAATCATTCTCAGCAAAACATTGA
- the LOC135344530 gene encoding T-complex protein 1 subunit epsilon-like, translating to MSGTPAIAFDEFGRPFIIIRDQSTKRRLHGIEAHKTHILAARAVAQTLRTSLGPRGMDKMLVSPDGEITISNDGATILNKMDVQHQIARLMVELSKSQDDEVGDGTTGVVVLAGALLEQAEQLLDKGIHPIRIADGYELASKIAIDRLSEICEAFPVDAVDKEPLIQTAMTSLGSKIINRCQRQMAEIAVEAILAVADLERKDVDFELIKMEGKVGGKLEDTMLVRGVVIDKDFSHSQMPKLIRNAKIAILTCPFEPPKPKTKYGLHVSSVEDYQKLRTYEKEKFAEMVQQVKATGANLAICQWGFDDEANHLLLTNELPAVRWVGGPEIELIAIATGGRIVPRFSELTAEKLGTAGIVKELNFGTTKDHMLVIEECKNSRAVTIFVRGGNKMIIEEAKRSLHDALCVIRNLVKDNHIVYGGGAAEIACALDVAKEADKISTIEQYAMRAFADSLEAIPMALAENSGLNPIETVANVKAQQVAEKNPALGIDCLGAGTNDMKTQHVVETLLAKKQQISLATQLVKMILKIDDIRSPGEY from the exons ATGAGTGGGACTCCAGCCATTGCGTTCGACGAATTTGGTCGTCCATTTATCATCATACGAGACCAGAGCACCAAGAGGCGTCTTCATGGCATAGAAGCACACAAG ACTCATATCCTAGCGGCACGTGCTGTGGCCCAGACCCTCCGTACCTCACTGGGTCCTCGTGGCATGGACAAGATGTTGGTGAGTCCTGATGGGGAGATCACTATCTCTAATGACGGTGCCACCATCTTGAACAAAATGGACGTTCAACATCAGATAGCCAGGCTCATGGTAGAACTGTCCAAGAGCCAGGACGACGAAGTTGGAGATGGTACCACGGGCGTAGTTG tacttGCTGGAGCTCTATTAGAGCAGGCCGAGCAACTTCTGGACAAGGGTATTCACCCGATACGTATCGCCGACGGTTACGAGCTGGCGTCCAAGATTGCCATAGATCGACTTTCAGAGATCTGCGAAGCTTTCCCAGTGGATGCTGTTGACAAGGAACCTCTCATCCAAACAGCAATGACTTCTCTGGGCTCTAAGAT TATCAACCGGTGTCAGCGTCAGATGGCTGAGATTGCTGTTGAGGCAATATTGGCCGTTGCAGATCTCGAGAGAAAAGACGTAGACTTTGAGCTAATCAAGATGGAGGGCAAGGTTGGTGGTAAGCTAGAGGACACAATGcttgtgaggggtgtggtcatcgACAAGGACTTCAGTCACTCACAGATGCCCAAG ctCATTCGAAATGCCAAAATTGCCATCCTGACTTGTCCATTTGAGCCTCCCAAACCCAAGACAAAGTACGGCCTCCATGTGTCCTCTGTGGAGGACTACCAGAAGCTCAGGACGTACGAGAAGGAGAAGTTTGCAGAGATGGTCCAACAG GTAAAGGCAACTGGAGCTAATCTAGCCATCTGTCAGTGGGGCTTTGATGACGAGGCCAACCATCTTCTATTGACCAATGAGCTTCCAGCCGTCAGGTGGGTGGGCGGACCCGAGATCGAACTCATTGCCATAGCAACTGGAGGTCGTATTGTACCTCGATTCTCCGAATTGACGGCCGAGAAATTAGGAACAGCTGGTATTGTTAAAGAGCTCAATTTCGGCACTACTAAAGATCACATGCTCGTGATTGAAGAATGTAAGAACTCAAGAGCTGTCACCATCTTTGTTCGTGGTGGAAACAAAATG ATCATTGAGGAGGCTAAGAGGAGCCTCCATGATGCTCTGTGTGTGATCAGAAACCTGGTCAAGGACAATCACATTGTGTACGGAGGAGGTGCGGCCGAGATAGCCTGTGCCCTCGACGTTGCCAAGGAGGCTGACaag atcTCCACCATAGAGCAGTACGCTATGAGAGCATTTGCCGACTCCCTAGAAGCCATACCAATGGCTCTGGCCGAGAACTCCGGCCTCAACCCCATCGAAACTGTCGCTAATGTCAAAGCTCAGCAGGTGGCCGAGAAAAACCCTGCACTGGGTATTGACTGTCTGGGTGCTGGAACcaatg ATATGAAGACCCAGCATGTAGTGGAGACTCTGCTAGCCAAGAAACAGCAGATCAGCCTGGCCACTCAACTTGTCAAGATGATCCTGAAGATCGATGACATTAGATCTCCTGGAGAGTATTAG
- the LOC135344404 gene encoding tripartite motif-containing protein 3-like has translation MAEGPDPVVADLEQEVTCGICHDRYQEPKLLPCCHYYCKQCILTLSSRYRPNQPFPCPDCREPTLLPDNNPDRLPTAFFINRMKALHSRMEKAHGKLETTCEMCSGGKATAFCRQCVQFICEKCVESHQRMKVFAGHAISTLDELKQGGVKELTFESPPPPKCEDHDEPKKIFCFDCDKLICRDCVVFDHRDHKSEFVKKAAPATRKKLTEHLSPLKNLLPDLSTAVNQVKRTKQKIQAQKELTERQVNANFQELHDILDRCKVRVLRESSALADSKMEKLTVQEKGLDLSLGTAQSLIDFVERTLENASDEELITMQEQVVSRIDAEVVKREKEVTNPDPVDKDDFGVEVFVCEDLKKLCENNVVVYPCVRGDGVKMAEVDKCVSLNVYISLKQGKPQAVLKSLVDQSTQQLQAVPVRGGVYSVEYTPRVRGRHHLLISVDDQPIPGSPFSVFIKIPPTKLDKPVREIGGIKNPKYMAFNSSEELIVTDYLGDVLVFDKKGEQIRSISKSKHGFGSICGVAVDKEDNIYVCDTGKHCVYKFNKKGDILKKFGTEGSGLKNLNSPRGIAVAGDQVFVCDDQNHRVQVLTTELEPVKQIGSEGTGNEQFKRPEDVAVDNEQMVYVTDYDNHRVQVLTMDGRFVRSIGKKGSEQGDLYHPLGVCVTGFVYVADYDNKRVSVFTKDGQFVTSFGNGHITNPIGVAVDSDGFVYVRSIESVVIF, from the coding sequence ATGGCTGAAGGACctgatccagttgttgctgatctcgagcaagaggtgacctgtggcatctgtcatgaccgctaccaggagccaaagctgctcccttgttgtcactactactgcaagcaatgcatcctcacactctccagtcgctaccGACCCAACCAGCCGTTCCCCTGCCCCGACTGTCGTGAGCCCACTCTGTTGCCAGACAACAACCCAGACAGACTGCccactgcgttcttcatcaacCGGATGAAAGCACTCCACTCGAGGATGGAGAAAGCCCACGGCAAGTTGGAGACCACCTGTGAAATGTGCTCTGGGGGAAAGGCCACTGCATTTTGCCGACAATGTGTTCAGTTCATTTGTGAAAAATGTGTAGAGTCTCATCAACGTATGAAAGTGTTTGCCGGACATGCCATCTCCACTCTGGACGAGCTCAAACAGGGCGGAGTGAAAGAACTAACATTCGAAAGCCCACCACCCCCAAAATGTGAAGATCACGATGAGCCAAAAAAGATTTTTTGTTTTGATTGCGACAAGCTCATCTGTCGAGACTGTGTTGTGTTCGATCACCGTGACCACAAGTCAGAGTTTGTTAAGAAAGCCGCCCCCGCAACTCGCAAAAAGCTGACGGAgcacctctccccactcaAGAACCTACTGCCTGATCTGAGCACCGCTGTGAATCAAGTGAAAAGAACTAAACAGAAGATCCAGGCCCAAAAAGAactgacagagagacaagtgAATGCCAACTTCCAGGAGCTACACGATATTCTCGATCGATGCAAGGTCCGTGTTTTACGAGAGTCTTCTGCTTTGGCTGATTCAAAGATGGAGAAGCTGACAGTTCAAGAGAAGGGTCTGGACCTGTCCCTGGGcactgctcagagtttgattgactttgtagagcgtacactggagaatgcaagtgatgaagaactgATTACGATGCAAGAGCAGGTGGTGAGTCGAATCGATGCCGAGGTGGTGAAGCGAGAGAAAGAAGTAACCAATCCTGATCCAGTGGACAAAGATGATTTTGGAGTcgaagtgtttgtttgtgaggatctcaagaagttgtgtgagaacaatgttgtagtttatCCTTGTGTGAGGGGTGATGGTGTGAAGATGGCTGAAGTTGACAAATGTGTAAGTCTGAATGTCTATATCAGTTTAAAACAAGGCAAACCACAAGCAGTACTGAAATCGCTAGTTGATCAATCGACCCAGCAACTACAAGCAGtgcctgtgaggggtggagtgtacagcgttgagtacacccctagggtacgtggtcgacaccacctcctgatctcagtggACGACCAGCCCATCCCAGGAAGCCCCTTCTCTGTGTTCATCAaaataccccccaccaagctGGACAAGCCAGTTAGGGAGATAGGAGGAATCAAGAACCCTAAGTATATGGCATTCAACTCATCAGAAGAACTGATTGTAACTGACTATCTGGGTGATGTTTTAGTGTTTGACAAGAAAGGAGAACAAATTCGAAGCATCAGCAAATCAAAGCATGGGTTTGGCAGTATCTGTGGTGTGGCAGTAGACAAGGAGGACAACATCTATGTCTGTGATACGGGcaaacactgtgtgtacaagttcaaCAAAAAAGGAGATATACTGAAGAAGTTTGGGACAGAGGGAAGTGGTCTAAAGAATCTCAACTCCCCTCGAGGGATAGCAGTCGCTGGtgatcaagtgtttgtgtgcgacGATCAAAATCACAGAGTCCAAGTGTTGACGACAGAGCTGGAGCCAGTCAAGCAGATTGGCTCAGAAGGAACTGGTAATGAGCAGTTTAAAAGACCAGAGGATGTTGCGGTAGACAATGAACAAATGGTGTATGTCACTGACTATGATAATCATCGTGTTCAAGTGCTCACTATGGATGGTCGGTTTGTTCGCTCGATTGGAAAGAAAGGAAGTGAACAAGGAGATCTGTATCACCCtcttggtgtgtgtgtcactggttttgtttatgttgctGATTATGATAACAAGCGTGTGTCAGTGTTCACTAAAGACGGTCAGtttgtcacatcatttggtaatggtCATATCACTAATCCTATCGGAGTagctgtggacagtgatggttTTGTGTATGTGCGTAGTATAGAATCTGTTGTTATCTTTTAG